Proteins co-encoded in one Sphingopyxis sp. BE259 genomic window:
- the tsf gene encoding translation elongation factor Ts — protein MAEITAALVKELRDRTGAGMMDCKKALAENGGDIEASIDWLRTKGLAAAAKKAGRVAAEGLVGVATDGTRGAMVEVNSETDFVAKNEQFQGFVRDVTNVALAGNITDIDALGAAAYPSGATVAEALTQNIATIGENQSLRRSAIMSVNSGVVTAYVHNAAAPGMGKIGVLVALESTAGADVLEPLGKQLAMHVAAANPLALNGDDLDADLVARERAIAEEKAAQSGKPADIVSKMVDGSIAKFRKENALLSQLFVMDGKTPVAEVVAAAGKDVGATITLKGFTRFQLGEGIEKEESDFAAEVAAVAGV, from the coding sequence ATGGCTGAAATTACGGCCGCTCTCGTCAAGGAACTGCGCGACCGCACGGGCGCAGGCATGATGGACTGCAAAAAGGCGCTCGCCGAAAATGGCGGCGACATCGAAGCGTCGATCGACTGGCTGCGCACCAAGGGTCTCGCCGCCGCCGCCAAAAAGGCTGGCCGCGTTGCCGCCGAAGGCCTGGTCGGTGTTGCCACCGACGGCACCCGCGGCGCGATGGTCGAGGTCAACAGCGAGACCGACTTCGTCGCCAAGAACGAGCAGTTCCAGGGCTTCGTCCGCGACGTCACCAATGTGGCGCTGGCCGGTAACATCACCGACATCGACGCGCTGGGCGCTGCCGCCTATCCGTCGGGCGCCACCGTCGCCGAAGCGCTGACCCAGAACATCGCGACGATCGGTGAAAACCAGTCGCTGCGCCGCTCGGCGATCATGTCGGTGAACTCGGGCGTCGTGACCGCTTATGTCCACAACGCCGCCGCCCCCGGCATGGGCAAGATTGGCGTGCTCGTCGCGCTCGAATCGACCGCCGGTGCCGACGTTCTGGAGCCGCTGGGCAAGCAGTTGGCGATGCACGTCGCCGCCGCCAACCCGCTGGCGCTGAACGGTGACGACCTCGACGCCGACCTGGTCGCCCGCGAACGCGCGATTGCCGAGGAAAAGGCTGCCCAGTCGGGCAAGCCCGCCGATATCGTGTCGAAGATGGTCGACGGTTCGATCGCGAAGTTCCGCAAGGAAAACGCGCTCCTGTCGCAGCTGTTCGTGATGGACGGCAAGACCCCGGTCGCCGAAGTCGTTGCCGCCGCCGGCAAGGACGTCGGCGCGACGATCACGCTCAAGGGCTTCACCCGCTTCCAACTCGGCGAAGGCATCGAGAAGGAAGAAAGCGATTTCGCGGCGGAAGTCGCGGCGGTCGCTGGCGTTTAA
- the rpsB gene encoding 30S ribosomal protein S2 — MAAPVVTMQNLIEAGAHFGHQTHRWNPRMKPYIFGARNGIHILDLSQTVPLFARALEFVASSAASGGKVLFVGTKRQAQGPIADAARASGQHFVNHRWLGGMLTNWKTISGSIKRLKTLEEQLSGDTSGLTKKEVLNRTRERDKLEMSLGGIRDMGGIPDVMFVVDANKEELAIKEANVLGIPVVAILDSNVSPDGIAFPVPANDDAARAIRLYCDAIAQAATRGGQQARANRGEDLGAAVEPTAEPVLEEAAAPVAEAAPAVEAAPVTEDEQVPAEAAAETERQSDA; from the coding sequence ATGGCGGCCCCTGTCGTCACGATGCAGAATCTTATCGAGGCTGGCGCCCACTTCGGCCACCAGACCCACCGCTGGAACCCGCGCATGAAGCCGTATATTTTCGGTGCGCGCAACGGCATCCACATTCTCGACCTTTCGCAGACCGTGCCGCTTTTCGCGCGCGCCCTCGAATTCGTCGCCTCGTCGGCGGCGTCGGGTGGCAAGGTGCTGTTCGTCGGGACCAAGCGCCAGGCGCAGGGTCCGATTGCCGATGCGGCGCGCGCCTCGGGTCAGCACTTCGTCAACCACCGCTGGCTGGGCGGCATGCTCACCAACTGGAAGACGATCTCGGGTTCGATCAAGCGGCTCAAGACCCTTGAGGAACAGCTTTCGGGCGACACCTCGGGCCTGACCAAGAAGGAAGTGCTCAACCGCACCCGCGAACGCGACAAGCTGGAAATGTCGCTCGGCGGCATCCGCGACATGGGCGGCATTCCCGACGTGATGTTCGTGGTCGATGCGAACAAGGAAGAGCTGGCGATCAAGGAAGCCAACGTCCTTGGCATCCCCGTCGTCGCGATCCTCGATTCGAACGTGTCGCCTGACGGCATCGCGTTCCCGGTTCCGGCGAACGACGACGCGGCACGTGCGATCCGCCTGTACTGCGATGCGATCGCCCAGGCGGCGACGCGTGGCGGCCAGCAGGCCCGCGCCAACCGCGGCGAAGATCTGGGCGCAGCGGTCGAACCGACTGCCGAACCCGTGCTCGAAGAAGCGGCTGCTCCGGTTGCCGAAGCAGCTCCGGCTGTCGAAGCTGCTCCGGTGACCGAGGACGAACAGGTCCCGGCCGAAGCTGCTGCCGAAACCGAACGTCAGAGCGACGCCTAG
- a CDS encoding phosphatidylcholine/phosphatidylserine synthase yields MSEDQQIIPDAAGRRIGGISLRAFAPNAITVLALCFGLTGVRFAIGGQFELAIAAVIFAGVLDGMDGRIARLLRAQSKFGAELDSLSDVIAFGVAPAMILFLWSLQDAPKFGWTAALALAVCCALRLARFNSRMDADFQPHESAGFNTGIPAPAGAGLSFVPVYLWLTTGNELFREWYVVMPWALGVAMLMISAIPTYSWASIRLRRSWRLFALAGVGLLGAALVTAPWLTLLAVCAIYAATLPFGLASYAKVRRRG; encoded by the coding sequence GTGAGCGAAGACCAGCAGATCATTCCCGACGCTGCCGGGCGCCGTATCGGCGGGATCAGCCTGCGCGCCTTTGCCCCCAACGCGATTACCGTGCTGGCGCTATGTTTCGGCCTGACCGGAGTGCGCTTTGCAATCGGCGGGCAATTCGAACTGGCGATTGCGGCGGTGATCTTTGCCGGGGTGCTCGACGGGATGGATGGCCGCATTGCCCGCCTGCTGCGTGCCCAGAGCAAGTTCGGCGCCGAGCTCGATTCGCTGTCCGATGTCATCGCGTTCGGCGTCGCCCCGGCGATGATCCTGTTCCTGTGGTCGCTTCAGGACGCGCCGAAGTTCGGCTGGACTGCGGCGCTGGCGCTGGCGGTCTGCTGCGCGCTGCGCCTCGCGCGCTTCAATTCGCGCATGGACGCCGATTTTCAGCCGCACGAGTCGGCAGGCTTCAACACCGGTATTCCGGCGCCCGCGGGTGCAGGCTTGTCGTTCGTCCCCGTCTATCTGTGGCTGACGACTGGCAATGAGCTGTTCCGCGAATGGTATGTCGTGATGCCTTGGGCGCTCGGCGTCGCGATGTTAATGATCTCGGCAATCCCGACCTACAGCTGGGCCTCGATCCGGCTACGCCGGTCGTGGCGGCTGTTCGCTCTGGCCGGGGTGGGATTGCTGGGCGCGGCGCTGGTCACCGCGCCGTGGCTGACGCTGCTTGCGGTCTGCGCGATTTATGCCGCGACGTTGCCGTTCGGTCTGGCGAGCTATGCCAAGGTCAGGCGGCGCGGCTGA
- a CDS encoding phosphatidylserine decarboxylase, whose amino-acid sequence MSNIISSNRPGGGIKWQWPSIHPEGRKFLLIAAIITLCFWLLGWEIVGWLMFGITLWVGTFFRDPVRVTPTSVDLVIAPADGLITQIAEVSPPPEIAGTDGLGDAPMLRVSIFMSVFDVHINRTPVAGALRKLVYIPGKFLNADLDKASEENERQHFVVERADGVRIGFTQIAGLVARRIMPFVTMGNELSTGQRVGLIRFGSRVDVYLPAGTTPQVLLGQRTLAGETVIARIGKADMIDGIGQ is encoded by the coding sequence ATGTCCAACATCATCTCTTCCAACCGCCCCGGTGGCGGCATCAAATGGCAATGGCCATCGATCCATCCCGAGGGGCGCAAGTTCCTGCTCATCGCCGCGATCATCACGCTGTGTTTCTGGCTGCTCGGCTGGGAAATAGTCGGCTGGCTGATGTTCGGGATCACCCTGTGGGTTGGCACGTTCTTCCGCGACCCGGTGCGCGTCACGCCAACCTCTGTCGATCTGGTGATTGCGCCCGCCGATGGACTTATCACCCAGATCGCCGAAGTGTCGCCGCCGCCCGAAATTGCCGGGACCGACGGGCTGGGCGATGCGCCGATGCTGCGCGTGTCGATTTTCATGAGCGTGTTTGACGTCCACATCAACCGCACCCCGGTCGCCGGGGCGCTGCGAAAGCTGGTGTATATCCCCGGCAAATTCCTCAACGCCGACCTCGACAAGGCGAGCGAGGAGAATGAGCGCCAACATTTCGTGGTCGAGCGCGCCGACGGCGTCCGCATCGGCTTTACCCAGATTGCCGGGCTGGTGGCGCGGCGGATCATGCCGTTCGTCACCATGGGCAACGAGCTTAGCACCGGCCAGCGCGTCGGGCTGATCCGTTTTGGCAGCCGCGTCGATGTCTATCTGCCCGCCGGGACCACACCGCAGGTGCTGCTGGGACAGCGGACGCTGGCGGGCGAAACGGTGATCGCGCGGATCGGCAAGGCCGACATGATCGACGGCATCGGGCAATAG